The Maridesulfovibrio frigidus DSM 17176 genome has a segment encoding these proteins:
- a CDS encoding molybdopterin molybdotransferase MoeA: MNHDFFNIISREEFESFLLSFAPTDIEMSPISDAFGLVLGEDIVSPEDLPPASRSCMDGFAVNARNAFGATEGNPAYLECCAELRVDEAPDFVLKSGDCAAIATGGTLPEGADAVVMVEHTQELGSGTIEIRKSSAPGEHVMLKGEDTAKGEKIYEAGHAVRFQDVGLLAALGIKNVSIHKKPRVGIISTGDELVEIDSPPRIGSIRDVNSHTLRCLVSKAGAIPVNYGIVRDEIDKLEATLAKAIAENDLVLLSGGSSVGMRDLTVQAIEAMPDSEIIAHGVAISPGKPTILGKAGSKPVLGLPGQVTSVQVVMLSIVMPFIRHLMGEKNSFSRLDRPVKQAELGRNTPSKPGREDYVRVKLEHREGKLPLALPIYGKSGLLKTLIQADGLMIIPADTEGSYAGQEIQVWMI, encoded by the coding sequence ATGAATCACGACTTTTTTAACATCATCAGCAGGGAAGAGTTCGAATCTTTCCTGCTTTCCTTTGCTCCTACAGACATTGAGATGTCACCCATTTCTGACGCGTTCGGCCTTGTCCTTGGTGAAGATATTGTTTCACCGGAAGACCTGCCGCCCGCCAGCCGCTCGTGCATGGATGGATTTGCTGTAAATGCTCGAAACGCTTTCGGAGCAACTGAGGGTAATCCGGCATATCTCGAATGCTGCGCGGAGTTACGAGTTGACGAAGCTCCTGATTTTGTCCTTAAAAGTGGAGACTGCGCAGCAATTGCTACAGGCGGAACATTGCCTGAGGGCGCAGACGCAGTTGTTATGGTTGAACACACTCAGGAGCTTGGTTCCGGAACCATTGAGATCCGCAAATCTTCTGCCCCCGGTGAGCACGTCATGCTTAAGGGAGAGGACACGGCCAAAGGTGAAAAAATTTACGAAGCAGGCCATGCCGTTCGCTTTCAAGACGTAGGGTTACTGGCAGCTCTCGGAATTAAGAATGTATCTATCCACAAAAAACCACGCGTCGGAATTATCTCCACAGGTGACGAGCTTGTTGAAATAGATTCTCCGCCCCGTATCGGATCGATTCGGGACGTCAACTCCCACACACTTCGCTGTCTTGTATCTAAAGCGGGGGCAATTCCTGTTAATTACGGCATTGTCCGTGATGAAATAGACAAGCTAGAAGCGACGCTAGCCAAAGCCATAGCAGAAAATGACCTCGTATTACTTTCCGGTGGTAGCTCAGTCGGTATGCGCGATTTGACAGTCCAAGCAATCGAAGCCATGCCCGACTCTGAAATCATTGCTCATGGCGTGGCTATAAGTCCCGGAAAACCCACAATTTTAGGTAAAGCAGGCTCGAAGCCTGTACTTGGACTTCCCGGTCAGGTAACGTCCGTTCAGGTCGTGATGCTGTCTATAGTAATGCCCTTCATCAGGCATCTTATGGGTGAAAAGAATAGCTTTTCCAGACTGGACCGCCCTGTGAAACAAGCCGAGCTTGGACGTAATACACCGTCTAAACCGGGCCGTGAAGATTATGTCAGAGTTAAACTTGAGCACAGAGAAGGTAAGCTTCCACTGGCCCTGCCGATTTATGGCAAATCAGGTCTTCTGAAGACATTAATTCAGGCCGACGGGCTTATGATCATTCCTGCCGACACAGAAGGATCATACGCAGGACAAGAAATTCAAGTTTGGATGATTTAG
- a CDS encoding 4Fe-4S dicluster domain-containing protein, translating into MKLKKTGISRRNFLKGLGVGSAAALLPSVAPSVVSAATSDSEELMTLLDISKCTGCGECVQGCSDVNETKYPDPIKPYPEMYPASRAKPEDWTDKRDVDDRLTPYNWLYIQTAEVEYNGESYEINIPRRCLHCQNPPCANLCPWGAAAKQKNGIVRIFENVCLGGAKCRAVCPWHIPQRQTGVGLYLRLLPKFAGNGVMYKCDRCYNRINEGKLPACVEVCPESVQTIGPRSEILAKAHELVKKNGWFIYGEDENGGTNTVYVSPVPFDILNGAVEKGAGKPGLQAVADSMADEEKLATAIAIAPFAGIAAGIIKVGRYLSSSKKENDNE; encoded by the coding sequence ATGAAGTTGAAAAAGACAGGAATTTCAAGGCGTAATTTTTTGAAGGGATTAGGAGTTGGTAGTGCCGCAGCACTTTTACCATCTGTAGCCCCTTCTGTTGTCAGCGCGGCAACGTCTGATTCGGAAGAACTTATGACCTTGCTTGATATATCTAAGTGTACAGGGTGCGGTGAATGTGTACAGGGCTGCTCGGATGTTAATGAAACCAAGTATCCTGATCCCATAAAGCCATATCCGGAAATGTACCCTGCATCGCGTGCTAAGCCCGAAGACTGGACTGATAAGCGAGACGTTGATGATCGGCTGACTCCCTACAACTGGCTATACATCCAGACTGCGGAAGTAGAATATAATGGAGAGTCATACGAAATTAATATCCCTCGCCGTTGTCTGCATTGTCAGAATCCTCCATGTGCGAATCTATGTCCGTGGGGCGCGGCGGCAAAACAGAAAAACGGAATCGTGCGTATTTTTGAGAATGTATGTCTGGGCGGTGCAAAGTGCCGTGCTGTCTGTCCTTGGCATATTCCGCAACGGCAAACTGGAGTTGGATTATATCTGCGCCTGCTTCCTAAATTTGCAGGAAATGGGGTCATGTACAAATGTGATCGATGTTATAATCGCATAAATGAAGGTAAGCTGCCTGCATGCGTTGAAGTTTGTCCTGAATCTGTTCAGACAATAGGGCCGCGCAGTGAAATTTTGGCCAAAGCACATGAGCTTGTCAAAAAAAATGGGTGGTTTATTTACGGGGAAGATGAAAACGGCGGAACTAATACTGTTTATGTTTCACCTGTCCCATTTGATATTCTAAATGGTGCGGTTGAAAAGGGAGCCGGAAAGCCCGGTTTGCAGGCCGTTGCTGATTCAATGGCAGATGAAGAGAAGCTTGCAACAGCTATAGCAATTGCCCCTTTTGCCGGAATCGCTGCCGGAATCATCAAGGTTGGCCGCTATCTGTCTTCTTCCAAAAAGGAGAACGATAATGAGTAA
- a CDS encoding molybdopterin biosynthesis protein — MSDRNIYLKTIPVPEAVATAIAALDRDTLVLPESIPVHESLGRVTAEAVYARCSSPTYHAAAMDGFAVKSDTTFSAREGQPVDLIKNGTCIPVNTGNALPDGMDAVIMIENVVDNGDTISIEGPAFPWQHIRRIGEDIVATEMLLPRNHTISAFDLGALLSAGIYDIKVHEKIRMTFIPTGDEILPFADRPTPAPGEVIESNSQVFRSLATGLDVEFTATSPVRDRKDLLVKAVQTALQNSHIVVIGAGSSAGSKDFTSKVIGELGTLLVHGIAIMPGKPTVLGTANNKLLVGAPGYPVSAVVCFEDVLTPIISWLSGKLRPEREKVQVRLARRTPSKPGMEELVRLAVGKVGDGYAGVPLARGAGMITTLTKAQGFTRVPAESEGIELNESVEVELFSSKQTLKNTLMHVGSHDNTLDLLGDILMGGETPMRLVSTHAGSMGGISALKSDVALFAGTHLFDPESGDFNFPFLEKYLPDVDVTVINLAIRHQGFIVPKGNPLGITGIESLSSGKINFINRQRGAGTRILFDYHLDKANILPNLVMGYSREEYTHMAVAANVLTGSADCGLGIFAAANALGLDFVPLAHERYDIVIPNKYLEDKRIVALIGLLKSDKIKEAIGKLGGYETPLTGKTMLPGMGLSQS; from the coding sequence ATGTCTGATCGCAATATATATTTGAAAACTATCCCAGTTCCAGAAGCCGTAGCTACAGCCATTGCGGCCCTCGACCGAGACACACTGGTTCTGCCCGAATCCATTCCGGTTCACGAGTCACTAGGTAGAGTCACAGCCGAAGCAGTCTATGCAAGATGCTCATCTCCTACATATCATGCGGCCGCCATGGACGGATTTGCTGTTAAAAGTGATACAACTTTTTCAGCGCGCGAAGGTCAGCCAGTAGACTTAATCAAAAATGGTACATGTATCCCTGTCAACACAGGTAATGCTCTACCAGATGGCATGGATGCGGTCATCATGATAGAAAACGTCGTAGATAACGGCGACACCATCAGCATAGAAGGACCTGCTTTTCCATGGCAGCACATCCGCCGCATAGGCGAAGATATAGTTGCCACAGAAATGCTGCTTCCACGCAACCACACTATTTCTGCTTTTGACCTCGGAGCGCTGCTTTCAGCCGGTATTTATGACATTAAAGTGCATGAGAAAATACGCATGACGTTCATCCCTACAGGGGATGAGATTTTGCCATTTGCCGACCGCCCTACCCCTGCTCCCGGAGAAGTAATTGAGTCCAACTCGCAAGTTTTCAGATCCCTTGCAACGGGGCTAGACGTAGAATTTACAGCAACTTCCCCAGTGCGTGATCGCAAAGATTTGCTGGTGAAAGCTGTTCAGACAGCTCTTCAAAACTCACATATAGTTGTGATCGGGGCTGGATCGTCAGCCGGAAGTAAAGACTTCACAAGCAAAGTCATCGGAGAGCTCGGAACCTTACTGGTTCATGGCATAGCGATAATGCCTGGCAAACCGACAGTACTCGGCACGGCAAATAATAAATTACTTGTAGGAGCACCGGGCTACCCAGTTAGCGCCGTAGTCTGCTTCGAAGATGTGCTCACACCGATTATTTCATGGCTTTCAGGAAAACTAAGACCGGAGCGGGAAAAAGTTCAGGTTCGTCTAGCTAGGCGCACCCCGTCCAAACCCGGCATGGAAGAGCTGGTCAGACTTGCTGTAGGTAAAGTAGGAGATGGCTACGCAGGAGTTCCGCTTGCACGTGGGGCGGGTATGATCACTACGCTTACCAAAGCTCAGGGATTTACCAGAGTACCTGCGGAAAGTGAGGGTATTGAGCTTAATGAGTCCGTAGAAGTAGAACTTTTCTCAAGTAAGCAAACTTTAAAGAACACTCTCATGCATGTGGGTAGCCACGATAACACCCTAGATTTGCTGGGAGATATCCTCATGGGCGGTGAAACGCCTATGCGTCTGGTGTCAACCCACGCAGGCTCGATGGGAGGGATATCAGCTCTCAAATCCGATGTCGCTCTTTTTGCAGGAACGCACCTTTTTGATCCGGAAAGCGGAGATTTTAACTTTCCGTTCCTTGAAAAATACTTACCAGATGTTGATGTCACAGTAATTAATCTAGCTATCCGCCATCAAGGATTCATTGTTCCTAAGGGAAACCCTCTCGGAATAACAGGAATTGAGAGCCTCAGCTCAGGAAAGATAAATTTCATCAACAGGCAACGTGGAGCAGGCACAAGAATACTTTTCGACTATCATCTTGATAAAGCAAACATATTGCCCAACCTCGTCATGGGGTATAGTCGCGAAGAATACACGCATATGGCCGTCGCAGCGAATGTTCTCACAGGATCAGCCGACTGCGGACTTGGCATATTTGCAGCAGCCAATGCGCTGGGTCTTGATTTTGTTCCCTTAGCTCATGAAAGATACGACATTGTAATTCCAAATAAATATCTGGAAGACAAGAGAATCGTTGCGCTGATAGGCTTGCTAAAGTCTGATAAGATTAAAGAAGCCATCGGCAAACTGGGCGGATACGAAACTCCGCTGACCGGAAAAACGATGCTCCCGGGCATGGGCCTTAGCCAAAGTTAA
- a CDS encoding molybdopterin-guanine dinucleotide biosynthesis protein MobB, with protein MKAIAIVGKKKTGKTTLGLALAKHFADKGMKVGIIKHSHHGFDEAEGTDTQQYKEIASCVAAYSPTQSFVSWNQEKPLHDLLPLLDADVIIMEGGNKLGWMPRIITVREDADDKEFFPELALAQIPACTKDNPPSAAEIERLAGLVMDKGFLLPGLNCGACGRELCRDFAADINAGKATRDGCKATSGKMDVTCNGMPLALNPFVSDILSAGISAMLGQLKGYAPGDLNITIKTDS; from the coding sequence ATGAAAGCCATTGCAATAGTTGGAAAAAAGAAGACCGGAAAAACAACACTAGGATTAGCATTAGCAAAACATTTTGCTGACAAAGGAATGAAAGTTGGGATTATAAAACACTCCCACCACGGTTTTGATGAAGCGGAAGGAACGGACACTCAGCAATATAAAGAGATTGCATCCTGTGTAGCCGCTTACTCACCAACTCAATCCTTTGTTTCATGGAATCAAGAAAAACCACTTCACGACTTACTCCCCCTGCTTGATGCTGATGTCATCATCATGGAAGGTGGAAATAAGCTTGGATGGATGCCGCGCATAATTACTGTACGTGAAGATGCTGACGACAAAGAGTTTTTCCCAGAACTTGCACTGGCGCAAATTCCAGCCTGTACAAAGGACAATCCTCCAAGTGCAGCAGAAATTGAAAGGCTCGCCGGACTTGTTATGGATAAAGGATTTCTCCTGCCCGGTTTGAACTGCGGAGCTTGCGGACGTGAATTATGCCGAGATTTCGCAGCAGATATTAATGCAGGAAAAGCAACACGGGATGGCTGTAAAGCAACATCCGGTAAAATGGATGTAACCTGCAACGGTATGCCACTAGCACTTAACCCGTTCGTATCAGATATCCTTTCAGCGGGTATATCTGCCATGCTGGGACAGCTTAAAGGTTACGCGCCCGGCGATTTAAATATCACTATCAAAACGGATAGCTAA
- a CDS encoding cation:proton antiporter — protein sequence MTTSALTLITLGLLFLLGLVADFIGRSTFIPRVSTLMVFGFCIGPAGFDVLPAETSEWIEVVSDMALVMIGFILGSSLKISDFKKNGRLVIVITIAVVLATSTIVGLGLWMSGIPLYLALLYGGIAPATAPAATIDVIHESKAQGPFTDSLIKIVATDDALGLIIFSLMIAGAQMILSSGGSLETLVLGGRDIVLAIVVGLALGAPMSLLAGRVKPGEPTLLEALSMVFICGGVALWLDVSFLLAAMTMGSVVSNMAKHHKCPFCAIESIKAIEWPMLVLFFIFAGVSIELHDVSENALLIVLYILLRIISRFIGSVGGATMVGAGKSYGYWMGMALMPQAGVALGMALTAAHRFPELGSIVTVIVTSTVFFEIAGPICTRIALRKMKEVPRRL from the coding sequence ATGACAACTTCTGCGCTGACTCTCATTACCTTAGGGTTATTATTTCTGCTCGGACTTGTTGCGGATTTTATAGGACGCAGTACTTTTATTCCTAGAGTCTCAACACTTATGGTTTTTGGGTTTTGCATCGGTCCGGCTGGATTCGATGTTCTTCCTGCTGAAACAAGTGAATGGATTGAAGTTGTTTCGGATATGGCTCTTGTAATGATCGGATTTATTTTAGGTAGTTCTCTTAAAATTTCAGATTTCAAAAAAAATGGCCGTCTAGTCATTGTGATAACAATTGCGGTTGTTCTCGCAACATCTACGATCGTTGGGTTAGGCCTTTGGATGTCGGGAATACCATTATACCTAGCTCTTTTATATGGAGGGATTGCGCCTGCAACAGCTCCTGCTGCCACTATTGATGTTATCCATGAATCAAAAGCGCAGGGGCCATTTACAGATAGTCTTATTAAAATAGTTGCCACGGACGATGCTCTCGGGCTGATAATTTTCAGCTTAATGATTGCTGGGGCTCAGATGATTTTAAGCAGTGGTGGTAGTCTGGAAACGCTTGTTTTGGGCGGGCGTGATATTGTTTTAGCTATTGTTGTTGGCCTTGCTCTCGGGGCTCCCATGAGCCTACTTGCCGGACGCGTTAAGCCCGGAGAACCGACTCTGCTTGAGGCATTGAGTATGGTTTTTATTTGCGGAGGGGTTGCTTTGTGGCTGGATGTTTCATTTCTTTTAGCTGCAATGACCATGGGATCTGTCGTTTCAAATATGGCAAAGCATCATAAATGTCCTTTCTGCGCTATTGAATCGATTAAGGCTATTGAGTGGCCGATGCTTGTGCTCTTTTTTATTTTTGCAGGGGTAAGCATTGAACTTCACGATGTTTCAGAAAACGCGCTGCTTATTGTTTTATATATATTACTTCGAATCATCAGTCGTTTCATAGGTTCTGTCGGTGGCGCTACAATGGTTGGTGCTGGAAAATCTTATGGATATTGGATGGGAATGGCTCTAATGCCGCAGGCCGGAGTCGCGCTCGGCATGGCATTAACTGCTGCACATAGGTTCCCAGAGCTTGGATCAATTGTGACGGTTATTGTCACCTCAACGGTATTTTTTGAAATTGCAGGGCCAATATGTACTCGCATTGCTTTGCGGAAAATGAAGGAAGTTCCGCGTAGATTGTGA
- a CDS encoding PilZ domain-containing protein, whose product MGQDKRRRTRIDAEFTVQISKKGFGVEVATHNLSMKGILCDGVEGFSADDACTVSIALSEDIIVIIEGRVVRADKTGLAVDFVAMDEVSFTHLRKMVKYNSTDADSIDGELISPAFDV is encoded by the coding sequence ATGGGACAAGACAAAAGGCGAAGAACTCGTATTGATGCTGAGTTTACTGTTCAAATAAGTAAAAAAGGCTTTGGAGTAGAAGTGGCAACTCACAACCTGAGCATGAAGGGTATTCTTTGTGATGGTGTTGAGGGTTTTTCCGCAGATGATGCTTGTACTGTATCAATTGCCCTTTCTGAGGACATTATAGTTATTATCGAAGGGAGGGTTGTAAGAGCTGATAAAACCGGACTGGCAGTAGATTTTGTTGCAATGGATGAGGTTAGTTTTACTCATTTGCGCAAGATGGTTAAGTATAATTCTACGGATGCAGACAGTATTGATGGTGAACTTATTTCGCCTGCTTTTGATGTTTAA
- the argB gene encoding acetylglutamate kinase — protein sequence MEREIMKAKLLIESLPYIKEFFGETVVIKYGGNAMIDEPLKRAFALNVILLKYIGVNPVVVHGGGPQIQKMLSALNIDSQFKSGYRVTDEATMDVVEMVLVGQVNKQIVNLLNLNGGKAVGLSGKDGMLIKAEKKELVIESEAKAPEIIDLGKVGEVTEVNTTLIHSLQRDGFIPVIAPVGVDDEGATYNINADSVASAVAVAMNAKRLHLLTDVAGFLDRDKKLISSMTCRKAAEAIDSGLATGGMIPKLTCCLEAVNGGVEKAHIIDGRVENCVLLELFTKNGIGTEIIS from the coding sequence ATGGAAAGAGAAATTATGAAAGCAAAACTGCTAATTGAATCATTACCATATATTAAAGAATTTTTCGGAGAAACGGTTGTCATCAAATACGGCGGAAATGCCATGATTGATGAACCACTTAAAAGGGCCTTTGCTCTTAACGTTATCTTACTTAAATATATCGGAGTTAATCCGGTGGTTGTTCATGGTGGCGGACCGCAGATACAAAAAATGCTTAGCGCTCTAAACATCGACAGCCAGTTCAAGAGTGGTTACCGCGTTACTGATGAAGCAACTATGGACGTGGTTGAAATGGTTCTGGTGGGACAAGTGAATAAGCAAATTGTTAACCTGCTTAACCTTAATGGCGGAAAAGCTGTTGGACTTTCTGGTAAAGACGGGATGCTTATAAAAGCTGAAAAAAAAGAGCTTGTTATCGAATCTGAAGCGAAAGCCCCTGAAATCATAGATCTGGGTAAGGTTGGAGAGGTTACCGAAGTCAACACAACATTAATACACTCATTACAACGCGATGGCTTTATCCCCGTTATTGCTCCGGTTGGAGTCGATGACGAAGGAGCCACCTACAATATTAACGCTGACTCCGTGGCAAGTGCTGTTGCCGTTGCAATGAATGCAAAAAGGCTTCATCTACTTACAGATGTTGCTGGATTTTTAGATCGGGATAAAAAGTTAATTTCATCAATGACCTGCCGTAAAGCGGCCGAAGCGATTGATTCAGGGCTTGCAACCGGCGGTATGATACCTAAGCTAACCTGCTGCCTTGAAGCGGTGAATGGTGGAGTTGAAAAAGCACATATTATTGACGGAAGAGTTGAGAACTGTGTTCTTCTTGAGCTCTTCACCAAAAATGGTATCGGCACAGAAATTATCAGCTAA